The Erythrobacter aurantius genome includes a window with the following:
- the trmB gene encoding tRNA (guanine(46)-N(7))-methyltransferase TrmB gives MTAFKEGDPTTLSRLYGRSQGKPLRARQQGLVDRLLPQISVPEEGPVTAQALFGEDCPLHFEIGFGGGEHLAYRADLLPNHGFIGAEPFLNGVAQALTHVEEQRLANVRIHHGDALEVLRRVPDGGLTMLYLLHPDPWPKAKHAKRRMMNDGPVQMFADKLKPGGEFRFGTDHPVYVRHALMVMQRHTDKFEWVVDGPSSWQNRPSGWCETRYEHKARTVFGHEVWYFRFRRR, from the coding sequence ATGACAGCATTCAAGGAAGGCGATCCCACCACGCTCAGCCGGTTGTACGGACGCAGCCAGGGCAAGCCCTTGCGCGCGCGGCAACAAGGGCTGGTTGATCGATTGCTCCCGCAAATCTCGGTTCCGGAAGAGGGCCCGGTCACGGCACAGGCGCTGTTCGGGGAAGATTGCCCGCTGCATTTCGAGATCGGCTTTGGTGGCGGCGAACATCTCGCCTATCGCGCCGATCTCCTGCCCAATCATGGCTTCATCGGCGCCGAACCATTCCTCAACGGCGTCGCTCAGGCGTTGACCCATGTGGAGGAACAGCGGCTCGCCAATGTCAGGATCCATCATGGAGACGCGCTCGAAGTGCTGCGGCGGGTGCCGGATGGCGGGCTGACGATGCTGTACCTGCTGCATCCCGATCCGTGGCCAAAAGCCAAGCACGCCAAGCGGCGGATGATGAATGACGGGCCCGTGCAGATGTTCGCGGACAAGCTGAAACCCGGCGGTGAATTCCGGTTCGGCACCGATCATCCGGTCTATGTGCGCCACGCGCTGATGGTGATGCAGCGGCATACCGACAAGTTCGAATGGGTCGTCGATGGCCCATCAAGCTGGCAGAACCGGCCAAGCGGCTGGTGCGAAACCCGTTACGAGCACAAGGCGCGCACCGTGTTCGGTCATGAGGTCTGGTACTTCAGGTTCCGTCGACGTTGA
- a CDS encoding NADP-dependent malic enzyme, with protein sequence MADEPKGGFTSREALFYHETGRPGKIEIVATKPMTSQRDLSLAYSPGVAVPVQAIAEEPSLAARYTAKANLVAVISNGTAILGLGNLGALASKPVMEGKAVLFKRFADVDSIDIELNTEDPQAFIDAVALMEPSFGGINLEDIKAPECFIIEAALREKMNIPIMHDDQHGTAIITAAGLLNACYLTDRKIEDVKVVVNGAGAAAIACTALIKAMGVRHENVIMCDRSGPITRGRDGVDQWKSAHAVATDATSLEEALKGADIFLGLSAAGALKPEWVAEMADKPIIFAMANPTPEIMPDEAKAVRPDAIIATGRSDFPNQVNNVLGFPFIFRGALDVQATTINEEMKVAAATAIAELARERVPEEVASAYGKNQKFGTDYIIPAPFDPRLIEVVSSAVAKAAMDSGVAKAPIADLDEYRHQLKSRLNPTTAVLTGVYNEAKASPKRMVFAEAEEEVVLRAAIQFRDFGYGTPILVGRTKAVMDKLHQLSVSDPGSFEIQNSADSEYVPAMVDYLYKRLQRRGYTERDVRRMVNQERNVFAALLVALGHGDGMISGVTRTYAQTVREVNLVLDKKPDALPFGIHMMIGKNHTTFLADTTINERPNSEELAYIAKETAAVARRMGHEPRVAFLSYSTFGNPSGQWLSNIRDAVAILDRDGCDFEYEGEMAPDAALNPRVMSLYPFSRLSAPANVLIMPGLQSANLSAKLLRELGSNTTIGPMLIGMEKPVQIVPMTAAAPDVLTLAVLSSAGVVG encoded by the coding sequence ATGGCGGACGAACCGAAGGGCGGCTTCACCAGCCGCGAGGCGCTTTTTTATCACGAAACCGGCAGGCCCGGTAAGATCGAGATCGTCGCGACCAAGCCGATGACCTCGCAGCGTGATCTCAGCCTTGCCTATTCGCCCGGCGTTGCTGTGCCGGTGCAGGCAATTGCCGAAGAACCTTCGCTGGCTGCGCGCTACACCGCCAAGGCCAATCTCGTCGCGGTGATTTCTAACGGAACTGCCATCCTCGGCCTCGGCAACCTTGGCGCGCTTGCGTCGAAGCCGGTGATGGAAGGCAAGGCAGTGCTGTTCAAACGCTTCGCCGATGTCGATTCGATCGATATCGAGCTGAACACCGAAGATCCGCAGGCTTTCATCGATGCTGTCGCGCTGATGGAGCCGAGCTTTGGCGGGATCAACCTTGAGGATATCAAGGCACCGGAATGCTTCATCATCGAAGCCGCTCTGCGCGAAAAGATGAACATTCCGATCATGCATGATGACCAGCACGGTACGGCGATCATCACCGCCGCCGGTCTGCTCAACGCCTGTTACCTCACCGATCGCAAGATCGAGGACGTGAAGGTCGTCGTGAATGGTGCAGGCGCCGCCGCGATCGCCTGTACCGCGTTGATCAAGGCGATGGGCGTGCGGCACGAGAACGTGATCATGTGCGACCGTTCCGGTCCGATCACGCGAGGCCGCGACGGGGTTGACCAGTGGAAGAGCGCGCATGCCGTCGCCACCGATGCGACCAGCCTCGAAGAAGCATTGAAGGGTGCGGACATCTTCCTCGGCCTTTCCGCCGCCGGCGCGCTCAAGCCCGAATGGGTCGCGGAGATGGCGGACAAGCCGATCATCTTCGCCATGGCCAACCCGACCCCGGAAATCATGCCGGACGAGGCCAAGGCCGTTCGCCCTGACGCGATCATCGCCACCGGGCGCAGCGACTTCCCCAACCAGGTCAACAACGTCCTAGGCTTCCCGTTCATCTTCCGCGGCGCGCTCGACGTGCAGGCGACGACGATCAACGAGGAAATGAAGGTTGCCGCAGCCACCGCCATCGCCGAACTCGCGCGCGAACGCGTGCCGGAAGAAGTGGCGAGCGCCTATGGCAAGAACCAGAAATTCGGGACGGACTACATCATCCCCGCGCCTTTCGACCCGCGCCTGATCGAGGTCGTGTCCTCGGCTGTGGCCAAGGCTGCGATGGATTCCGGAGTGGCGAAGGCTCCGATTGCCGATCTCGACGAATATCGCCACCAGCTCAAATCGCGCCTCAACCCGACAACGGCGGTGCTGACCGGCGTCTACAACGAAGCCAAGGCCAGCCCCAAGCGGATGGTTTTTGCCGAAGCGGAAGAGGAAGTGGTGCTGCGCGCCGCGATCCAGTTCCGCGACTTCGGCTATGGCACACCGATTCTGGTCGGGCGCACCAAGGCGGTGATGGACAAGCTGCACCAGCTTTCCGTGTCCGATCCGGGCAGCTTCGAAATCCAGAACTCGGCGGATAGCGAATATGTGCCCGCCATGGTCGACTATCTGTACAAGCGGCTTCAGCGGCGCGGCTATACCGAGCGCGACGTGCGCCGCATGGTCAATCAGGAACGCAACGTCTTTGCCGCCCTGCTGGTGGCGCTGGGCCACGGTGACGGCATGATATCGGGCGTGACCCGCACCTATGCCCAGACCGTGCGCGAAGTGAACCTTGTGCTCGACAAGAAGCCCGACGCCTTGCCGTTCGGCATCCACATGATGATCGGTAAGAACCACACGACCTTCCTTGCCGATACCACCATCAACGAGCGCCCCAATTCCGAGGAGCTCGCCTATATCGCGAAGGAAACCGCCGCCGTCGCCCGCCGCATGGGCCACGAACCGCGCGTTGCTTTCCTGTCCTATTCGACATTCGGCAACCCTTCGGGCCAATGGCTCAGCAACATCCGCGATGCTGTGGCGATCCTTGACCGCGACGGCTGCGATTTCGAATATGAAGGCGAAATGGCCCCGGATGCGGCGCTCAACCCTCGGGTGATGAGCCTCTATCCCTTCAGCCGCCTGTCGGCGCCGGCCAACGTACTGATCATGCCGGGCCTGCAATCGGCCAATCTTTCGGCCAAGCTGCTGCGCGAACTGGGTTCGAACACTACGATCGGCCCGATGCTGATCGGGATGGAGAAGCCGGTGCAGATCGTGCCGATGACGGCTGCCGCACCAGACGTGCTGACGCTCGCGGTTCTGTCGAGCGCGGGGGTGGTTGGCTGA
- a CDS encoding DUF917 domain-containing protein gives MTSRRQFLGGLAIAAGTLTACNELVSGEGTSQSRAQSPGATPLNAEALEDALVGSSYLGTGGGGSLSEARELIAKDLAAGLAFTTLSVGDLADSDRVACPYGLASLAPTSPEMQERLDAIGETAEPVQLAFETLERHIGQKFAAVILGEIGPLSLAEGLSIAARLGVPSLDADTVGRAVPEINQHSVKVAGIPLTPIGAATPFGDELVIGKLGDPTRAEDILRSIAVASEVCGVADSPITGAQAKTKGTLVTGSLTLARSIGAAVRTAKSAGSDPVEAARAAGDGYLLFTGRIADFDWRDEDGFLVGNLKIKGTGEFAGQSFETDYKNEHLIARRNGMVVATCPDLITVIDLTSHDGINNPDFALGQSVAVLAFRCDPLWRSDAGLAVFGPRYFGYDVDYVPVEDRLS, from the coding sequence ATGACATCACGTAGACAATTTCTGGGCGGGCTGGCGATAGCGGCAGGAACGCTCACCGCGTGCAATGAATTGGTTTCAGGTGAGGGGACAAGTCAATCCCGGGCTCAATCTCCGGGCGCTACGCCACTCAACGCCGAGGCGCTTGAAGATGCGCTCGTCGGCAGCTCCTATCTCGGCACTGGCGGTGGTGGCAGCCTTTCGGAAGCCCGCGAGCTGATTGCCAAGGATTTGGCAGCCGGTTTGGCATTCACCACGCTGTCGGTTGGCGATCTGGCCGATAGCGACCGGGTGGCATGTCCTTACGGCCTCGCCAGCCTTGCCCCTACCAGCCCGGAAATGCAGGAACGGCTCGACGCGATCGGCGAAACGGCCGAGCCTGTGCAACTCGCCTTCGAGACGCTGGAACGGCATATCGGCCAAAAATTCGCGGCCGTGATTCTTGGCGAGATCGGTCCGCTGAGTCTTGCCGAAGGGCTTTCAATTGCTGCCCGGCTCGGCGTTCCCTCGCTTGATGCCGATACGGTCGGCCGCGCCGTGCCCGAAATCAACCAGCATTCGGTCAAAGTCGCGGGCATTCCGCTGACACCGATTGGCGCGGCGACGCCATTTGGCGATGAATTGGTTATAGGCAAGCTTGGCGACCCCACCAGAGCCGAAGACATCCTGCGCAGTATCGCCGTGGCGAGCGAGGTTTGTGGTGTGGCCGACAGCCCGATCACCGGCGCTCAGGCGAAAACAAAGGGAACGCTTGTCACAGGAAGCCTCACGCTGGCCCGCAGTATCGGGGCCGCAGTGCGCACGGCAAAATCTGCCGGCTCGGACCCGGTCGAGGCCGCTCGCGCTGCCGGTGACGGCTACTTGCTGTTCACCGGGCGAATCGCCGATTTCGATTGGCGCGACGAAGACGGTTTCCTTGTCGGCAATCTGAAGATCAAGGGCACCGGCGAATTCGCCGGCCAGTCATTCGAAACCGACTACAAGAATGAACACCTGATCGCACGGCGCAACGGAATGGTCGTTGCCACCTGCCCTGATTTGATAACGGTGATCGATCTGACGTCCCATGACGGCATCAACAATCCCGATTTCGCACTGGGCCAATCAGTTGCCGTACTCGCTTTCCGCTGCGATCCGCTGTGGCGCAGCGATGCCGGACTTGCCGTCTTCGGCCCGCGATATTTTGGCTATGACGTCGACTATGTGCCGGTGGAAGACCGGCTAAGCTGA